GATCGTGTGGAAGAGGATCCGCACGATCACCTCGAGGATGATCGAGCGGTTCTCGGGCCGCACGCGCTGCCCGCCGACGAGCCATGCGCGCGGGCGGTGACTGAGGTCGGCGGTCTGCGGCGAGACGCCGCCGTCCTCGGTCTCGACGAGCGGCCGGCCGGTGCGCGAGCCCGAGAGGGGAAGCGGCGCCGTGAGCGATGAGAGCGTGTCGGCGCGGTGCGTCACGAAGACGAGGGATGCCACGCCCGTCGCCGCGACGATGAGCACCGACAGCTCGCCCATCGTGTCCCATCCGCGGAGGTCCACGAGGGCGACGTTGACGACGTTCTTGCCGTGGCCCAGCTCGTACGCGAGGGTCGGCCACTGCCTCGAGACGGACTCGGCCGTGCGCGCGCCGGTCGCGACGATCGCGATGACGGCCATCGTGAGGCCCGTCGCGATGCCGAGGATCGCCCTCGCGACCGGCGCCACCGAGGCATTGTGCTCGCCGAGGCGAGACGGGATGCGCCGCAGCACGAGGGCGAAGGCGACGAGAGTCACAGTCTCGACGAGGATCTGCGTGAGGGCGAGGTCGGGCGCACCGCTCGTCGCGAAGAGCACGACCATGCCGAGCCCCGTGACCGAGACGAGCACGACGCCCGTGTAGCGCTTGCGCGCCCGGGTCGCGATGATGCCGGCGACGATCATGACCGGCGCGACGAGCAGCTGAGCGGGCGTCTGATACGCCTCGAGGTCGGCTCGCCATTCGCTGCCGGCGAGCAGCACGGTGCCCTCCGCGGCGACGAACACCACGAAGATCGTGCCGACGTACACCGGGAGCGACCCGCGCTGCGTGAGGCTCGTCGTGAGGACCGACAGGCGCGCGATGCCGCGCAGCGCCGCGTTGTACGCGTCGGCGGCGGTGAACGGCACGAGACGGCGCGGTGCCGAGTGACGAGTGAGGGCGAAGACCCCGGCACCCGCGACGATGGTCGCGAGCGAGATCCACAGCGCCGGCTCGAGGCCGTGCCAGAGCGCGAGGTGGTAGAGGTGATCGGGGGGCGCGACGCCGGGGGTGGCGGGCGGCGCCGTCTCGGCGTAGGGCGCCAGCACGACGTCGAGGAGCGGCGCCATGAAGCCGAGCACGATGGTGAGGCCCGAGAGGATCACGGGCGCGCTGAGGAATCCGATGGGCGGATCGGGCCATTCGGTGTCGGGGAGGCGCTCGCCCGCCGTGTCGCGTTTGGTCCAGAAGGCGCCCCACAGGAAGCGGATGCCGTAGGCCGCGGTGAGGATCGAGCCGACCACGACCCCTGCCAGCGCGACGATGCCCCAGGCGGAGCCCCCCGTCGCCTCATAGAGGAGCGCCGTGATCGCGCCCTCCTTCGCGACGAAGCCGACCGTCGGGATGATGCCGACCATGGAGGCGACGGCGATGACCGCGAAGGTCGTCATGACCGGCGCCTGCCGCGCGAGGCCGCTGAGCTCGCGGATGTCGCGTGTCGACAGCTGTCGGTCGATGACGCCGACGATGAGGAAGAGGCTCGACTTGAAGAGGGCGTGACCGATGAGCAGCGCGAGACCGGTGAGCGCGGCATCCTGCGTGCCGAATCCCAGGACGACCGTGAGGAGGCCGAGCTGGCTCACCGTCCCGAACGCCAGGATGCGCTTCAGGTCGGTCTCACGCAGCGCCTGCCAGCCGCCGAGGAGCATCGTGAAGACGCCCAGCGAGACCACGATCGGCCGCCACGGCGGGGCGATCGCATAGACGGGAGCGAAGCGCGCGATGAGGTAGATGCCGGCCTTGACCATCGCCGCCGCGTGGAGATAGGCGCTGACCGGGGTGGGGGCGGCCATCGCGCCGGGAAGCCAGAAGTGGAACGGGAAGATCGCCGACTTGCTGAGGGCTCCGACGAGCAGGAGCACGAGGGCCGCGTCGACGATGGGTCCGCTCGGCGCCTCGGCGAGGATCGTCGAGAGACTCGACGTGCCCGCCTCCACCACGAGCAGCACGACGCCGATGAGCATGACGAGGCCGCCGAGCGACGTGACGAGCAGCGCCTGCAGAGCCGCGCGGCGGCTCGCGCCGCGGCGGTGGTAGTACCCGATGAGCAGGTACGACAGGACGCTCGTGACCTCCCAGAACATGACGAGCACGACGAGGTCGTCGGTGAGAACCAGCCCGTACATGGCGCCGGCGAAAGCGAGCAGCACGGCGGAGAACTGGCCGACCCCTTCGGTCTTCCCCCGGAAGTACCAGCGGCAGTAGAGCATCACGAGGGCGCCGACGCCGGTCACGATGAGCGCCAGGACCCAGCCCAGTGTGTCCATGCGCATCGAGAGCTGGATGCCGAGGGCCGGGATCCAGTCGTAGGTCTCGAACGGCGTCTCGCCGTCCATGACGGCGGAGGTCTCGAGAGCCGCCTGCACGAAGGCCGCGATCGGCAGGAGCGCCGCGACATAGAACGCGCGTGCGCCGATCCGCCCGACGAGCCATGGAAGCAGAAGAGGAACCACCGCGAACGCGCCGAGCAGTATGAGCATGCGCGGCCTCCTCGGGGGTCGCGGCCAGTGGCGCGGCGTGCGGGGTCGCGGTCAGTCTATCGGCGGAGCGGCAGGGGGCTCCCGGCGATCTCCCGGATCAGGACGATACGGGCGGCGGTGCTGTCGTGTTGCCCTCCCGGAACACGCACGTGAAATTGATGGATGCCGCGTCCCCGCCCTGCAGCATCGCGACGACCGCCTGACCGGCGGCCCGGCCCTTCTCGACGGTGGGCTGCACGATCGTCGTGAGCTCGTACGGGGCGAGGCCGTCGACGACGATGCCGTCGAACCCCGTGACGCTGACGTCCTGCGGCACGCGGAGACCCGCTTCCTCGGCCGCGCGCACGACGCCCGCGGCCAGAAGATCGCTCTGCGCGAGGACCGCGGTCGGCCGCCGTGCGGCGTCGGCGAAGATGGCTCGGCCCGCGGCGAGCCCCTCATCGATGAAGCTCCCCGCCGCGGCGTAGGCCGGGGCATCCGGGAACACGTCCCTCGCGCCGAGGAGCCGGTCGCGCGTGACGTCGACCGTGATGTCGGAGTCGGACTCGATCCAGCCGCCCGCCCACCCGGTGCGCACCGGCAGCGCCACGAGGGCCACGCGCTCGTGGCCGAGCGCCCGCACATGGCTCGCGGCCTGCCGCTGCGCCTCGCGGTTGTCCAGGCCCACGCGCGGAACGTCGGCCCCGGCGTCGCCCTCGATCACGACGACCGGGATGCCTCGCGCCTTGACCGCGGCGAGCGACTCCCGCACGAGTCCGGAGCAGCCCACGAGCACGGCAGCATCGACGGGCGCGGTGGTGAGGGTCGGCGCACCGGTGTCCTCGGCCTGGTCGCGCAGCAGGAGGAGCCCCGCGCCGATCCCGGCGACGCTCTCGGTCAGGCCGTCCATCATGAGGATCTTGACCGGATCCTGGAACGCCCGGCCGAGGTGCTCCTCGAAGACGACGCCGACGATGCCGGAGCGTCCGCGGCGGAGCGACGCGGCGCGCGGGTCGGGACCGGTGTAGCCGAGGGACTCGGCGGCGGCGAGCACGCGGCGGCGGGTGGCATCCGATACCGGCGTCTTGCCGCTGAACACGACCGAAGCCGTCGACGGCGAGACGCCCGCCTCACGGGCGACGTCGGCGATCGTGGCGCGTCTGCTGCTCATCGGCACCGATCGTACCCCGGCGTCGCCGACCTCGTCGAATCGATTCGATTTCCCGAACGGAACTCGGTATCGTTTCCGCCATGGACACCGCCCTCTCTCGCAAGCAGATCGCCGCGTGGCGCACCGCCATCTTCGCGATCTTCTTCGCGACGGGTCTCGGCTTCGCCACGTGGGCCTCCCGCGTGCCCTCGGTCAAGGGGAACCTCGGCATCAACGACTTCGAGGTCGGGCTCCTCCTCTTCGCGTCCGGTGCGGCGTCGATCCTCGGCCTGTCGCTGGCCAACGTGATCCTCGCGCGCTGGGGTGCGCGCCGCGGCCTCCTCATGGGCCTCGGCATCTTCGCGACGGGCATCATCCTCGTCGGCCTCGGCGCCGAGACCACGCAGTCCTTCGCGCTCACCGCGGTCGGCCTCGCCTTCATGGGCCTCGGCATGGGCTCCACCGACGTCATGATGAACGTCGAGGGCGCCGCGGTCGAGCAGGCGACCGGCAAGACGATCATGCCGCTGTTCCACGCCTTCTTCAGCCTGGGCACGGTCGCCGGCGCCGGCATCGGCGTCGCGATGACGGCGTGGGCCGTCGGCGTGGCGCCCCACCTCTGGATCCTCGGCGCGATCGTCGTCGCGGTCGGGGCCGTGTCCGTGGTCTTCGTGCCCGCGCGCGAGGTCAACGACGATGAGGTCGCCGACAAGCCCACACGCCGCGAGCGCTTCGGTGCCGCCCTCGCCGTCTGGCGCGACCCCCGCACCTATGCCATCGGCGCGATCATGCTCGGCATGGCCTTCGCCGAGGGCGGCGCGAACGACTGGCTGCCCCTCGCCGTCGTCGACGGTCACTCCGGCACCGAGGCGCAGGGCGCCATCGCCCTCACGGTGTTCTCGGTCGCGATGACCGCCGTGCGCGCCCTCGGCGGCCCGCTCGTCGATCGCTTCGGCCGCGTGTGGACGCTGCGCATCCTCGCCGTCACGGCCGTCACGGGCCTCGTCGTGTTCATCCTCGCCCCGAGCGTCCCCATCGCCATGATCGGCGTCGCCCTGTGGGGGATGGGCGCCTCGCTGGGGTTCCCGCTCGGCATGTCGGCGGCGGCCGACGATCCCGCGAAGGCCGCGGCATCCGTCAGCGCGGCTGCCACGATCGGCTACATCGCGTTCCTCTGCGGCCCGCCCATCCTCGGATGGATCAGCCACGAGATCGGCCTGCTGCCGACCCTGTGGATCCTCGTCGCCCTCATCGCCCTCTCGGGCTTCGCATCCGGCGCTGCCAAGCCGATCGCGGGCTCCAAGGTGGGCGCGGGGCACCAGTCGGCTCACTGATCCCGCGCGTCGCCGGCCGCGGTTAGGCTCTTCGGGTGCGTCTTGTCATCGCCCGCTGCTCCGTGGACTACACAGGACGCCTCACGGCCCACCTGCCTCTCGCGACGCGACTGCTCGTCCACAAGGGCGACGGCAGTCTGCTGGTGCACTCCGACGGCGGCTCGTACAAGCCGCTCAACTGGATGAGCCCGCCCTGCACGCTCACCGTGGAGGCGCCGGATGCCGAGGCCCTCGACGAGGGTGTCGTCGAGCTCTGGCGGGTCACCCACGCGAAGTCCGGCGACGCCCTGCTCGTGCGCATCCACGAGGTGATCCACGACACGACTCATGACCTGGGCGTCGACCCCGGGCTCATCAAAGACGGCGTGGAAGCCGATCTCCAGCGCCTCC
This genomic interval from Microbacterium sp. 4R-513 contains the following:
- a CDS encoding Na+/H+ antiporter subunit A, which codes for MLILLGAFAVVPLLLPWLVGRIGARAFYVAALLPIAAFVQAALETSAVMDGETPFETYDWIPALGIQLSMRMDTLGWVLALIVTGVGALVMLYCRWYFRGKTEGVGQFSAVLLAFAGAMYGLVLTDDLVVLVMFWEVTSVLSYLLIGYYHRRGASRRAALQALLVTSLGGLVMLIGVVLLVVEAGTSSLSTILAEAPSGPIVDAALVLLLVGALSKSAIFPFHFWLPGAMAAPTPVSAYLHAAAMVKAGIYLIARFAPVYAIAPPWRPIVVSLGVFTMLLGGWQALRETDLKRILAFGTVSQLGLLTVVLGFGTQDAALTGLALLIGHALFKSSLFLIVGVIDRQLSTRDIRELSGLARQAPVMTTFAVIAVASMVGIIPTVGFVAKEGAITALLYEATGGSAWGIVALAGVVVGSILTAAYGIRFLWGAFWTKRDTAGERLPDTEWPDPPIGFLSAPVILSGLTIVLGFMAPLLDVVLAPYAETAPPATPGVAPPDHLYHLALWHGLEPALWISLATIVAGAGVFALTRHSAPRRLVPFTAADAYNAALRGIARLSVLTTSLTQRGSLPVYVGTIFVVFVAAEGTVLLAGSEWRADLEAYQTPAQLLVAPVMIVAGIIATRARKRYTGVVLVSVTGLGMVVLFATSGAPDLALTQILVETVTLVAFALVLRRIPSRLGEHNASVAPVARAILGIATGLTMAVIAIVATGARTAESVSRQWPTLAYELGHGKNVVNVALVDLRGWDTMGELSVLIVAATGVASLVFVTHRADTLSSLTAPLPLSGSRTGRPLVETEDGGVSPQTADLSHRPRAWLVGGQRVRPENRSIILEVIVRILFHTIIIVSLYVLLAGHNLPGGGFAGGLIAGMALVMRYVAGGRYELGAAAPTDAGRLLGVGMTIAVACAIVPLLFNAPPLKSAYFEANLDWIGHIEFVTPTIFDIGVYLVVIGLVLDVLRSLGAEVDRQTLELRAARAGARP
- a CDS encoding LacI family DNA-binding transcriptional regulator, which translates into the protein MSSRRATIADVAREAGVSPSTASVVFSGKTPVSDATRRRVLAAAESLGYTGPDPRAASLRRGRSGIVGVVFEEHLGRAFQDPVKILMMDGLTESVAGIGAGLLLLRDQAEDTGAPTLTTAPVDAAVLVGCSGLVRESLAAVKARGIPVVVIEGDAGADVPRVGLDNREAQRQAASHVRALGHERVALVALPVRTGWAGGWIESDSDITVDVTRDRLLGARDVFPDAPAYAAAGSFIDEGLAAGRAIFADAARRPTAVLAQSDLLAAGVVRAAEEAGLRVPQDVSVTGFDGIVVDGLAPYELTTIVQPTVEKGRAAGQAVVAMLQGGDAASINFTCVFREGNTTAPPPVSS
- a CDS encoding MFS transporter; translated protein: MDTALSRKQIAAWRTAIFAIFFATGLGFATWASRVPSVKGNLGINDFEVGLLLFASGAASILGLSLANVILARWGARRGLLMGLGIFATGIILVGLGAETTQSFALTAVGLAFMGLGMGSTDVMMNVEGAAVEQATGKTIMPLFHAFFSLGTVAGAGIGVAMTAWAVGVAPHLWILGAIVVAVGAVSVVFVPAREVNDDEVADKPTRRERFGAALAVWRDPRTYAIGAIMLGMAFAEGGANDWLPLAVVDGHSGTEAQGAIALTVFSVAMTAVRALGGPLVDRFGRVWTLRILAVTAVTGLVVFILAPSVPIAMIGVALWGMGASLGFPLGMSAAADDPAKAAASVSAAATIGYIAFLCGPPILGWISHEIGLLPTLWILVALIALSGFASGAAKPIAGSKVGAGHQSAH